A window from Hemicordylus capensis ecotype Gifberg chromosome 2, rHemCap1.1.pri, whole genome shotgun sequence encodes these proteins:
- the LOC128344470 gene encoding uncharacterized protein LOC128344470, with product MDNLMFWDSLGRDDSRAIQGDVEKKMSSKFRITLLPSEKILLRDWVGGYLALRPIGRCQSHPILPVQYSEHSSLQFEVFHRDNKVAFRACNGLFLARVYRNFHTIEAAKHSADDSCYFQPVIGDLISPSFEILSVTLSDPSNVNCYRCLLKKETYINRSEIPQSHIFTMTWETQVADRVFWNSLWGVGVATSHQFKIMDMTAILEYSQDNERAVTVVRSIYETCTKQVVVPPKMKATAHLVANKRNATAMHFTAIIRKVMSNGHVINMHQRGAWSGLIYLDVHLEITIEEQLGESCIAM from the coding sequence ATGGACAACCTCATGTTCTGGGACTCGCTGGGCAGAGACGATAGCCGGGCAATCCAGGGTGATGTTGAAAAGAAGATGTCAAGCAAGTTCCGCATCACACTTCTGCCCTCTGAAAAAATTCTGCTGAGAGACTGGGTTGGTGGGTACCTTGCCCTGAGGCCTATTGGTAGATGCCAAAGCCATCCCATTTTGCCTGTCCAGTACTCAGAACATTCATCCTTGCAATTTGAAGTATTTCATAGAGACAATAAGGTAGCTTTCCGGGCCTGTAATGGTCTCTTCTTGGCTAGAGTCTACAGGAATTTCCACACCATTGAAGCGGCCAAGCATTCTGCGGATGACAGCTGTTATTTCCAGCCTGTGATTGGTGACCTCATTAGCCCCAGCTTTGAAATATTAAGTGTGACCCTGAGTGACCCCTCCAATGTGAATTGCTACCGCTGTCTCTTAAAGAAGGAGACCTATATCAACAGAAGTGAGATACCACAGAGCCACATCTTCACCATGACTTGGGAAACCCAAGTTGCTGACAGAGTTTTCTGGAATTCCCTGTGGGGGGTTGGTGTGGCAACTTCTCATCAATTTAAAATCATGGACATGACTGCTATACTGGAGTACAGCCAGGACAATGAGAGGGCTGTCACTGTGGTGAGGAGTATTTATGAGACCTGCACAAAGCAAGTGGTGGTTCCTCCCAAGATGAAAGCCACAGCCCACCTTGTGGCTAACAAGCGCAATGCTACTGCCATGCACTTCACGGCGATAATCCGAAAGGTGATGTCTAATGGGCATGTAATTAACATGCATCAGCGTGGTGCCTGGAGTGGGCTCATCTATCTTGATGTCCATCTGGAGATCACAATAGAAGAACAACTTGGTGAGTCATGTATAGCCATGTGA